One part of the Trichoplusia ni isolate ovarian cell line Hi5 chromosome 2, tn1, whole genome shotgun sequence genome encodes these proteins:
- the LOC113508407 gene encoding vascular endothelial growth factor receptor 1 isoform X5, whose protein sequence is MSNSCVRQLFTAVVAAVCIHSSVAQTWNTVADGTNCSDDLQLNGPVISPCQSEIILQKGQNFTINCKGKTKVHIKQQEIPEEVIGPFSKELKYKTVQADEYKFEAALELYHIDQFAIGYYACFDDTVNGSEILNNLIEEPNNTEHISFIYIYVNGSDSLFAPMREVIIPRKQCKVVIECRPTTPDIEVTLTSDFAEPIYQQYSPKIGFVIDSDMLSEPLGSNMIYRICEFQGRNVRHEKEVYFQHVRVPPEPKIIGGDARFLAGETFTINCTVEYQPDSLVNLFWIPPGGTNESRTETSNANEVMGGIVYRNITVRNATSEHGGIYYCVSQNNCGKKAKSYNKTFLAEPQLKLKQLNKRLLESKLKRITVTTVLTDYPEAEYYFLLNDRPLPEIPTKYHIQRVPGPSGDVSLSIYNTKVNDSGNYTLVASNGYLTKDVTYDIRIKAKPEIDFGPQVDKKYMENVIATLRCIVTGYPLPDITWVFSNTEEQTQESTRIVQEPNSVYNVTAYLDLSIHASGNISCKATNSMGTSIETRRLLVYEIFGGFGIKNAENTWFSQNQDVIITCIASIYDYQSVTWLGLDAEDMNETADAVEIVMSPFSRIAKLRLPHISVNQSGQYVCRGKKFDNTYNEETINISVAALQPPEIKEPIVDKSEEVYRFQHIQLNCQAEGVPPPVLEWYKDGILIVNDTDGRVFFTNIINRTIVNSTLELPPMTDEYEATYECLANSDGRTARRVYNIAINAEATYTTYLSVIIVIIFALILVVLYLTWKVRKEKQFRRELAAAGLLYFKEGVTKSLNPDLGIDEQAELLPYDEKFEFPRDKLIFGKQLGAGAFGVVYKAEARGIINAEETTEVAVKMVKKTADNMYIKALASELKIMVHMGKHINIVNLLGACTKNVGKRELIVIVEYCKFGNIHNYMQRHREVFIDQLTDNKEKNVGRVNRGFSCSSGSTGAQSDYFASSTQDTDHTCLNTANTNRSARKDNTNQAETGKVSEGYVQPEWRTNYESDYSFDGRNPRPLTSRDLLVWAFQIARGMEYLASRKVLHGDLAARNVLLAEDNIVKICDFGLARSIYKNDEYQKKENSLLPVKWLAIECMTDRIFSTQSDVWSFGIVLWELFSLAKTPYPNVGPASLLQWLSEGNRLAKPMYADGRLYDVMMRCWEQKPTSRPTFSQLQEMIGGFLEDNVRNHYVDLNSAYMEMNVGGVGQEDYLAMVCAPDYNNLVTPSPHHYVNDRSFFPNTPTQIDGTDNTTL, encoded by the exons ATGTCAAACAGCTGCGTTCGTCAGTTGTTTACGGCTGTGGTCGCTGCTGTGTGTATACATAGCAGTGTGGCTCAGACCTGGAACACAGTAGCTGATGGTACCAATTGTTCAG ATGATCTACAACTGAACGGCCCAGTTATTAGTCCATGTCAAAGCGAAATAATATTGCAGAAGGGACAAAACTTTACAATTAACTGTAAAGGAAAAACCAAAGTGCATATTAAGCAACAAGAAATACCGGAAGAAGTAATCGGACCGTTTTCTAAAGAGCTGAAATATAAGACTGTACAGGCTGACGAGTACAAGTTTGAGGCAGCCCTTGAGTTGTATCACATTGACCAGTTTGCGATTGGCTATTACGCTTGCTTCGACGATACGGTAAACGGTAGCGAAATACTAAATAACCTTATTGAAGAACCGAATAACACAGAGCATATCTCgttcatttatatttacgtCAATG GCTCCGATAGCTTGTTTGCGCCCATGCGGGAGGTAATCATTCCAAGAAAACAATGTAAGGTCGTTATTGAATGTAGACCAACAACACCAGACATTGAAGTTACCCTGACGTCG GACTTTGCAGAACCAATTTATCAGCAATATAGTCCCAAAATCGGGTTCGTCATCGATAGCGACATGCTTTCGGAACCTCTCGGGTCGAATATGATCTATCGCATCTGTGAGTTTCAGGGACGAAACGTTCGCCACGAAAAAGAAGTTTATTTTCAAC ATGTTAGGGTCCCTCCTGAGCCAAAAATTATAGGCGGTGATGCACGATTCCTGGCAGGAGAAACCTTTACAATTAATTGTACCGTTGAGTATCAACCCGATTCCCTTGTTAACTTATTTTGGATTCCGCCGGGAGGCACTAAT GAATCAAGAACAGAAACATCGAATGCAAATGAAGTGATGGGTGGCATAGTGTACCGTAACATCACTGTCAGAAATGCGACAAGTGAGCATGGCGGTATATACTACTGTGTCTCCCAAAACAACTGCGGCAAAAAAGCGAAATCATACAACAAGACTTTCTTAG ctGAACCCCAGCTCAAGCTTAAACAGCTGAACAAAAGGTTATTGGAATCGAAACTTAAAAGAATTACAGTCACCACGGTATTAACAGATTACCCCGAAGCTGAATATTACTT cttgCTTAATGACCGTCCGTTACCTGAGATACCGACAAAGTATCATATCCAGAGAGTACCTGGGCCTTCTGGTGACGTCAGCTTGTCTATATACAACACTAAAGTCAATGATAGCGGTAATTACACCCTTGTCGCTTCCAAtgggtatttgacaaaagaTGTTACGTATGATATCAGAATAAAAG CGAAACCGGAGATAGACTTTGGGCCCCAAGTGGATAAGAAGTACATGGAGAATGTGATAGCGACACTCAGATGCATCGTGACCGGGTACCCTCTGCCTGATATCACTTGGGTATTCTCTAACACCGAGGAACAAACACAA gaaagcACAAGAATAGTGCAGGAGCCTAACAGCGTGTACAACGTAACCGCTTACTTAGACCTTTCCATACACGCTTCTGGAAACATATCGTGCAAGGCCACCAACTCCATGGGCACATCCATAGAGACCAGAAGACTTCTTGTATACGAGATCTTTGGAGGATTCGGAATCAAAAATGCTGAGAACACTTGGTTCTCCCAAAACCAAGATGTTATCATCACATGCATTGCTTCTATATACGATTACCAAAGCGTAACTTGGTTGGGACTTGACGCAGAAGACATGAACGAAACAg CCGATGCAGTGGAAATCGTGATGAGCCCGTTCTCGCGTATTGCCAAACTAAGGCTGCCCCACATTTCTGTAAACCAAAGTGGTCAGTACGTTTGTCGAGGCAAAAAGTTTGACAACACCTATAATGAGGAAACTATCAACATTTCAGTGGCag CTCTTCAACCACCAGAAATTAAAGAGCCAATTGTTGATAAATCTGAGGAAGTTTATCGTTTCCAACATATACAATTGAATTGTCAAGCCGAAGGAGTACCCCCACCTGTATTGGAATGGTACAAG GATGGCATTCTCATAGTAAACGATACTGATGGACGAGTGTtctttacaaacattataaatcgTACTATTGTGAACTCGACGCTAGAATTACCGCCAATGACGGATGAGTATGAGGCCACCTACGAATGCTTGGCCAACAGCGATGGCAGGACCGCCAGACGAGTTTATAACATAGCCATTAACG CAGAAGCGACATATACAACATATCTAAGCGTCATTATAGTAATAATCTTCGCATTAATACTTGTCGTGTTGTATCTAACATGGAAGGTTCGTAAAGAGAAGCAGTTTAGACGGGAATTAGCCGCTGCTGGCCTTTTATACTTTAAGGAAGGTGTCACAAAGTCTCTGAACCCAGATCTGGGTATCGATGAACAAGCAGAACTATTGCCTTACGACGAGAAATTTGAGTTTCCTAGGGACAAATTAATTTTCG GTAAACAGCTAGGTGCAGGAGCATTCGGCGTTGTGTACAAGGCAGAAGCACGTGGAATCATAAATGCTGAAGAAACAACAGAGGTAGCAGTGAAAATGGTTAAGAAAACGGCTGACAATATGTATATCAAAGCGCTGGCCTCAGAACTAAAAATAATGGTGCACATGGGGAAACACATAAACATTGTGAATCTGCTTGGAGCTTGCACTAAGAATGTTGGGAAAC GTGAGTTGATAGTGATTGTCGAATATTGCAAGTTCGGGAACATTCACAATTACATGCAAAGGCATCGCGAGGTTTTCATCGACCAACTGACTGATAATAAGGAAAAGAACGTCGGACGAGTCAACAGGGGATTTTCCTGCAGTAGCGGCAGCACTGG AGCCCAATCAGATTACTTTGCTTCGAGTACTCAAGACACAGACCACACTTGCCTCAACACTGCCAACACGAACAGATCTGCGAGAAAAG ACAACACTAACCAAGCGGAAACTGGAAAAG TGTCGGAAGGCTACGTGCAACCAGAGTGGCGGACTAATTACGAGAGTGACTACAGTTTCGACGGGCGGAACCCGCGGCCTCTGACGTCACGCGACCTCCTCGTGTGGGCCTTCCAGATCGCGAGGGGTATGGAGTACCTCGCCAGCAGAAAG GTTCTCCACGGAGACTTAGCGGCAAGAAACGTCTTATTAGCCGAAGACAACATTGTCAAAATTTGCGACTTCGGTCTTGCAAGGAGTATCTACAAGAACGATGAATATCAAAAGAAAGAAAAC AGTCTTCTCCCAGTCAAGTGGCTGGCCATCGAGTGCATGACAGACCGTATATTCTCGACGCAGTCTGATGTGTGGTCGTTCGGGATTGTACTGTGGGAGCTGTTCTCTCTTGCCAAGACGCCATACCCCAATGTGGGCCCAGCCAGCTTACTGCAGTGGCTTTCTGAAGG CAACCGTCTGGCGAAGCCCATGTATGCAGATGGCCGCTTGTATGACGTCATGATGCGGTGCTGGGAACAGAAGCCCACGTCAAGGCCAACCTTCTCACAACTGCAAGAAATGATCGGCGGATTCCTAGAGGATAACGTACGAAAC